Proteins encoded in a region of the Polyangiaceae bacterium genome:
- a CDS encoding 6,7-dimethyl-8-ribityllumazine synthase — protein MASRSKTAPSTASTPTHVEGQLQVASSARFAIVAGRFNSFITEQLVQGAIDTLVRHGADAGKISVVKVPGAWEIPLACKRIAKGKKVDAVIAVGAVIRGGTPHFDYVAGEVSKGVAQASLASDIPIAFGVLTTDSIEQAIERAGTKAGNKGAEAALAAIEMVSLNDALSAAGL, from the coding sequence ATGGCCTCCCGTTCCAAGACAGCTCCTAGCACTGCCAGCACGCCCACCCACGTCGAGGGCCAGCTGCAAGTCGCCTCGAGCGCGCGCTTTGCCATCGTCGCAGGGCGTTTCAATAGCTTCATCACCGAGCAGCTGGTGCAAGGCGCCATCGACACGCTGGTGCGCCACGGCGCGGACGCCGGGAAGATCAGCGTGGTGAAGGTACCCGGCGCTTGGGAGATCCCACTCGCGTGCAAGCGCATCGCCAAGGGCAAGAAGGTCGACGCCGTCATCGCCGTGGGCGCTGTGATCCGCGGGGGAACGCCCCATTTCGACTACGTCGCGGGCGAGGTCAGCAAAGGCGTCGCTCAGGCGTCCCTGGCGAGCGACATTCCGATCGCGTTTGGTGTCCTGACCACGGACAGCATCGAGCAGGCCATCGAGCGAGCCGGCACCAAGGCTGGCAACAAGGGCGCCGAGGCAGCGCTCGCAGCCATCGAGATGGTGAGTCTGAACGACGCGCTATCCGCTGCAGGGCTGTGA
- the nusB gene encoding transcription antitermination factor NusB, with protein MGARTSGREAALQMLFALEMSGEPADTVTHRFWRELPGDAEGREYADELLRGVAKDLEATDEAIRQASTNWRLERMARVDRNVLRLSAWELIHMPHTPRAVIIDEAVELAKRYGTSDSGAFVNGVLDRIASDLGRRDEPTGES; from the coding sequence ATGGGCGCGAGGACGAGCGGGCGCGAAGCCGCGCTGCAAATGCTGTTCGCGCTCGAGATGAGCGGAGAACCAGCAGACACGGTGACCCACCGATTCTGGCGTGAGCTGCCCGGCGATGCTGAAGGACGCGAGTACGCGGACGAGCTCTTGCGCGGCGTCGCCAAGGATCTCGAGGCAACCGACGAGGCCATCCGCCAAGCCAGCACCAACTGGCGCCTTGAGCGCATGGCGCGGGTGGATCGCAACGTGCTGCGCCTGAGCGCCTGGGAGTTGATCCACATGCCTCACACGCCGCGTGCGGTGATCATCGATGAAGCAGTGGAGCTCGCAAAGCGCTACGGCACCAGCGACAGCGGCGCCTTCGTCAACGGCGTGCTCGACCGCATCGCCAGTGACTTGGGTCGCCGAGACGAACCCACCGGCGAGAGCTGA
- a CDS encoding leucyl aminopeptidase, translating into MDLRFVAPNLRRLDLSGTEVLVAGLVKGERPPQGVAGLIDWRLSGRISKLISSGFADGELGDVLLIPGKPKLPFDKLVFFGVGAADEFDERVYRLVLEKVLKTLEGLRARRAVVELPGRSAELITAERAASLLLDLTEARLEHDSWTLVETAEGQRSIQKLLLRDRRRRE; encoded by the coding sequence GTGGACCTGCGTTTCGTCGCTCCCAACCTGCGCCGTCTGGATCTCTCTGGCACGGAGGTGCTGGTGGCTGGCCTGGTCAAGGGTGAGCGACCGCCTCAAGGTGTGGCGGGTCTCATCGACTGGCGACTTTCCGGACGGATATCCAAGCTGATCTCGTCAGGTTTCGCGGACGGCGAGCTGGGAGACGTGCTGCTGATCCCGGGGAAGCCCAAGCTCCCGTTCGACAAACTGGTGTTCTTCGGAGTTGGCGCCGCTGACGAGTTCGACGAGCGGGTGTATCGACTGGTGCTCGAGAAGGTGCTCAAGACGCTCGAGGGACTGCGCGCGCGGCGCGCCGTGGTCGAGCTGCCAGGCCGCAGCGCCGAGCTGATCACCGCCGAGCGCGCCGCGTCCTTGCTGCTCGACCTCACCGAGGCACGACTCGAACACGATAGCTGGACGCTCGTGGAGACGGCAGAGGGACAGCGCTCGATACAGAAGCTCTTGCTGCGAGACCGTCGACGCCGCGAGTAG
- a CDS encoding NAD+ synthase, giving the protein MKLGLIQMNPTVGAVEANVTELLEQARRAADQGASLALASELVVPGYPPRDLLDRPAFRRAVAQATRRLIAEAPKQLTLIFGTLGAGDELRGLEESDSQGLLGNDAVVCRGGEEILRTRKCLLPTYDVFDEARYFAPGDRIRVLEHAGKRFAITVCEDAWAESEFPMRRYRQNPLLGLDASSADYILNLSASPFTVPKVAERVAVFSSLAKTHGLPVIIANQVGGNDELIFDGRSAIYNASGQVSHRVPAFESCLEVIDLEACLAGEVEHETSSVEELAYGGLVIGVRDYARKCGFKRAVLGLSGGIDSALTAVIAADALGSKNVIGVAMPTRYSSEGSVSDARQLAQNLGIEFHLVDIDPIFASYIDQLQPELDGLAAPSPKDVTLENIQARIRGATVMAFSNRSGALVLTTGNKSEVAVGYCTLYGDMVGGLAVINDVPKTLVYRLSRYVNRSSERIPLASITKPPSAELRPNQLDQDSLPEYDVLDRILELSVEQGKSREQILAQGLDADSVDRVLWLLRTNEYKRRQAAPGLIITRKAFGMGRRMPIAQGFKE; this is encoded by the coding sequence ATGAAGCTTGGGCTGATCCAGATGAACCCGACCGTGGGCGCGGTGGAGGCCAACGTGACCGAGCTCTTGGAGCAGGCTCGGCGCGCGGCGGATCAGGGGGCGAGCCTCGCCCTGGCTTCGGAGCTGGTGGTGCCGGGCTACCCGCCGCGGGACCTGCTGGATCGCCCCGCCTTTCGGCGTGCGGTGGCCCAAGCGACCCGCAGGTTGATCGCCGAAGCGCCGAAGCAGCTCACGCTGATCTTTGGCACCCTGGGCGCGGGGGACGAGCTGCGAGGTCTGGAGGAGTCAGACTCTCAGGGGCTGCTCGGCAACGACGCGGTGGTGTGTCGCGGGGGTGAGGAGATCTTGCGTACTCGCAAGTGCCTGCTGCCGACCTACGACGTCTTTGACGAGGCTCGCTACTTTGCCCCAGGCGATCGCATCCGCGTGCTCGAGCACGCAGGGAAGCGTTTTGCGATCACGGTGTGTGAAGACGCCTGGGCCGAGTCGGAGTTTCCGATGCGACGCTATCGGCAGAACCCGCTCTTGGGTCTCGACGCCAGCAGCGCCGACTACATCTTGAACCTCTCGGCGAGCCCTTTCACGGTGCCCAAGGTCGCTGAGCGCGTCGCTGTCTTCTCAAGCCTCGCGAAGACCCACGGTCTACCGGTGATTATCGCCAACCAAGTTGGCGGCAACGACGAGCTGATCTTTGACGGGCGGAGCGCGATCTACAACGCGAGCGGTCAAGTCTCTCACCGCGTGCCTGCGTTCGAGAGCTGTCTTGAGGTGATTGATCTCGAAGCGTGCCTTGCTGGCGAGGTGGAACACGAGACTAGCTCCGTGGAGGAGCTCGCCTACGGTGGCCTAGTGATCGGTGTTCGAGATTACGCGCGGAAATGTGGCTTCAAGCGCGCGGTGCTTGGCTTGAGTGGCGGCATCGACTCGGCGCTCACCGCGGTGATCGCCGCTGACGCCTTGGGCAGCAAGAACGTCATCGGCGTCGCCATGCCGACCCGCTACAGCTCTGAGGGCTCTGTCAGCGACGCTCGACAGCTGGCCCAGAACCTGGGCATCGAGTTTCATCTAGTCGACATCGACCCGATTTTTGCTAGCTATATCGACCAGTTGCAGCCTGAGCTGGATGGCCTGGCTGCGCCCTCTCCGAAAGACGTGACGCTGGAGAATATTCAGGCGCGTATCCGTGGGGCAACTGTGATGGCGTTCTCGAATCGCTCGGGTGCCCTGGTGCTGACCACCGGCAACAAGAGTGAGGTCGCGGTCGGGTACTGCACGCTCTACGGGGATATGGTCGGCGGACTTGCCGTGATCAACGACGTGCCGAAGACTCTGGTGTATCGGCTCTCTCGCTACGTGAATCGCTCGTCGGAGCGCATTCCCCTGGCGAGCATCACGAAGCCTCCGTCCGCCGAGCTCCGACCGAACCAGCTCGATCAAGACTCACTGCCCGAGTACGACGTCTTGGACCGCATCCTGGAGCTCAGCGTGGAGCAGGGTAAGAGCCGCGAACAGATCTTGGCGCAGGGGCTCGATGCTGACAGCGTCGACCGCGTGCTGTGGCTCTTGCGCACCAACGAATACAAGCGCCGCCAAGCGGCCCCCGGCTTGATCATCACGCGCAAAGCCTTTGGGATGGGGCGTCGCATGCCGATCGCTCAAGGCTTCAAAGAGTAG
- a CDS encoding ArsA family ATPase produces MTSFARAQQRFLFITGKGGVGKTTVTAALALKLAREGKRVLIGICDAKERISSLLGVPPIGEDIASVGENVWAVKITAEKAMQEYGLMILKSRTAYKAVFDNRYTRGFFKGVPGLQEWSMLGKAWYHSIEELPNGEQRFDVVLFDAPATGHGLDMLRVPKVITEVVPPGILRRDAERAWTMFQDPKQSGVVVVTLPEDMPTNETIELFEALESELKLPVCRLVINGVIDELFSEAERETLLGDHDLDRSKPGDEAISGGVRRAIRERVQADSLERLEKLEADRVRLPLLMKDAQTPQAIRELSELL; encoded by the coding sequence ATGACCTCGTTCGCTCGCGCCCAACAACGCTTCCTGTTCATCACCGGCAAAGGTGGCGTCGGCAAGACCACCGTGACCGCCGCCCTGGCGCTCAAGCTCGCCCGGGAGGGCAAGCGTGTGCTGATCGGGATTTGCGACGCGAAGGAGCGCATCTCGTCCCTGCTCGGCGTCCCACCAATCGGCGAAGACATCGCCTCCGTCGGGGAGAACGTGTGGGCGGTGAAAATCACCGCGGAAAAAGCCATGCAGGAGTATGGCTTGATGATCCTGAAGAGCCGCACCGCGTACAAGGCGGTGTTCGACAACCGCTACACGCGGGGCTTCTTCAAGGGCGTGCCGGGCTTGCAGGAGTGGTCGATGCTGGGCAAAGCCTGGTACCACTCGATCGAGGAGCTACCGAACGGAGAGCAGCGCTTCGATGTGGTGCTGTTCGACGCACCCGCCACGGGCCATGGCTTGGATATGCTGCGGGTGCCCAAGGTGATCACCGAGGTGGTTCCGCCCGGAATTCTTCGGCGAGACGCAGAGCGCGCCTGGACGATGTTCCAGGACCCGAAGCAGAGCGGCGTCGTCGTCGTGACGCTGCCGGAGGACATGCCGACGAACGAGACCATCGAGCTCTTCGAGGCCTTGGAGTCGGAGCTCAAGTTGCCGGTGTGTCGCCTGGTAATCAACGGCGTGATCGACGAGCTCTTCAGCGAAGCTGAGCGCGAGACGCTGCTCGGCGATCACGACCTGGATCGCAGCAAGCCCGGAGACGAAGCCATCAGCGGCGGCGTGCGGCGTGCCATCCGCGAGCGTGTGCAGGCGGACAGCCTCGAGCGCCTGGAAAAGCTGGAAGCCGACCGCGTGCGGCTCCCACTGCTGATGAAGGACGCTCAGACCCCGCAGGCCATCCGCGAGCTCTCCGAGCTACTTTAG
- a CDS encoding LysR family transcriptional regulator gives MLDDLKHLLLVVEHGTFTAAAQHAHLSQPAFSASIQRLELHFGAQLLLRGRRGASLTAAGRALLPRAQLALNALSDGKRAIAELESLARGEVRIGAGATAATYLLPPLLAHYRKSYPGVRIVMRELSTPALEAQLAQGQLDLCVVSGPDGETWQWDEFILIAAPGSEWDMQQQDVPFITFGQGTTTRSVLEEYFPRAEIVMELGSIAAAKGHVREGMGVALISRAAVGRDLSQGHLVELPHPQTPIPRELTLLHRGIESLPPAARALRELMLAWPCAEPPARKRSTRPRKKRLK, from the coding sequence ATGCTCGACGACCTGAAGCATCTGTTGCTGGTGGTGGAACACGGCACCTTCACGGCGGCCGCGCAGCACGCGCACCTCAGTCAGCCAGCGTTTAGCGCCTCAATCCAGCGGCTCGAGCTGCACTTCGGCGCTCAGCTCTTGCTGCGCGGGCGGCGGGGCGCGTCGCTCACCGCTGCCGGGCGCGCGCTCCTGCCTCGCGCACAGCTGGCGCTCAACGCGCTGAGCGACGGCAAGCGCGCCATCGCCGAGCTCGAGTCTCTCGCGCGAGGCGAGGTGCGCATCGGCGCAGGCGCGACCGCCGCCACGTATCTGCTCCCCCCCCTCTTGGCGCACTACCGCAAGTCTTACCCTGGCGTACGCATCGTGATGCGCGAACTCAGCACTCCGGCGCTCGAGGCGCAGCTGGCCCAAGGCCAGCTCGACCTGTGCGTGGTGAGCGGTCCCGACGGCGAAACGTGGCAGTGGGACGAGTTCATCCTGATCGCCGCTCCAGGATCCGAGTGGGATATGCAGCAGCAGGACGTGCCGTTCATCACGTTTGGTCAAGGCACCACCACCCGCTCGGTGCTCGAAGAGTATTTTCCGCGCGCGGAAATCGTGATGGAGCTGGGGAGCATCGCGGCGGCGAAGGGTCACGTACGCGAAGGCATGGGTGTGGCCCTCATCAGTCGGGCTGCGGTGGGGAGGGATTTGAGCCAGGGGCACCTGGTTGAGCTCCCTCACCCCCAAACCCCGATCCCCAGGGAACTGACGCTGCTCCACCGTGGGATCGAGAGCTTGCCGCCTGCGGCGCGCGCGTTGCGTGAGCTGATGCTGGCGTGGCCCTGTGCAGAGCCGCCAGCCCGCAAGCGCAGCACCAGGCCGCGAAAGAAGCGCCTAAAGTAG
- a CDS encoding TSUP family transporter, whose amino-acid sequence MDESTSEAQIQGMETLLLLLAMGTFAGVLTTLSGMGGGMLLLLVLSLVWSPAEALACTAPALLLGNVHRLYLFRRSVAWSVIGPFALAAIPGSLVGGLLVSVAPPTLTRWLLVLMTLLAIARALGWVKLKPRAWTMVPAGGFVGALNGAAGGAGLLVAPLLLALGLAGETYVASVSACAVAMHFGRIIGYGAGGLFTPHLAWLSFVAAVAILSGNFIGRRLRKISAKIPGNRLEYATLIACVSLALFGVGH is encoded by the coding sequence TTGGACGAAAGTACGTCCGAGGCGCAGATCCAAGGCATGGAGACGCTGCTCTTGTTGCTCGCCATGGGAACCTTCGCGGGAGTGCTCACGACACTGAGCGGCATGGGCGGCGGCATGCTGCTGTTGCTGGTGCTGTCGTTGGTGTGGAGCCCCGCAGAGGCGCTCGCCTGCACCGCGCCAGCGCTGCTGCTTGGAAACGTCCACCGACTGTACCTGTTTCGACGCAGCGTGGCTTGGAGCGTGATCGGGCCGTTCGCGCTGGCAGCCATCCCTGGCAGCCTCGTCGGAGGGCTGCTCGTGAGCGTCGCGCCACCGACCCTGACGCGTTGGCTCCTGGTGTTGATGACGCTGCTCGCGATCGCTCGCGCGCTCGGCTGGGTGAAACTCAAGCCTCGCGCCTGGACGATGGTGCCCGCCGGAGGCTTCGTGGGCGCGCTAAACGGCGCCGCTGGTGGCGCGGGGCTCTTGGTTGCGCCGCTCTTGCTCGCGCTAGGCCTCGCCGGGGAGACCTACGTCGCCAGCGTATCTGCCTGTGCAGTGGCGATGCACTTTGGACGCATCATCGGCTACGGCGCTGGCGGGCTGTTCACGCCCCACCTGGCCTGGCTGAGCTTCGTCGCTGCCGTCGCCATCCTGAGTGGCAACTTCATCGGGCGCCGGCTCCGCAAGATTTCCGCAAAGATACCAGGCAACCGCCTAGAGTACGCGACGTTGATCGCCTGTGTGAGCCTGGCGTTGTTTGGCGTTGGCCACTAG
- a CDS encoding methyl-accepting chemotaxis protein: MAIALDQDLNPSVEPRRPSRAPKGAAEQELRNELELYKRWFGIIAEICESAAAGDLEPRVLRCDEAGAIGRAAGAVNHLLDVTESFIRDTKATLEYAGMGKFFRKVPQRGYPGAFHVSAQIINAATVAMHEQAEALKHADARRLQLADEFESQIQSVISSVATSSTQMQSTAESLAALAATTTEESRSVASAADETALSVQTVASAIEQLSACATEIGRQVQDAEGIVRDAVKGADDGSAVVGGLAKASSEVGDAIALIAHVAKQTNMLALNATIEAARAGEVGKGFAVVASEVKSLARQTSSATESISGLIQSIQQATGEGVAAVGNIDATIRGLDVITNVIANSVREQRAATQEISVNLQQAAIGTQEVSRSVIVVSQTADETSTAATALLKAAEALSSQSDTLLDATRSFLTAVRDPRG, encoded by the coding sequence ATGGCGATTGCACTCGACCAAGACCTGAATCCTAGCGTCGAGCCGCGACGCCCGTCCCGTGCGCCAAAGGGTGCTGCGGAACAGGAGTTGCGCAATGAGCTCGAACTCTACAAGCGATGGTTCGGCATCATCGCGGAGATCTGTGAAAGCGCCGCGGCGGGCGATCTCGAGCCCAGAGTGTTGCGCTGCGATGAAGCCGGAGCCATTGGTCGGGCGGCAGGTGCCGTCAACCATCTGCTCGACGTGACCGAGTCATTCATCCGGGACACCAAGGCAACGCTAGAGTACGCCGGGATGGGGAAGTTTTTCCGTAAGGTACCGCAACGAGGGTATCCAGGGGCGTTTCACGTCTCCGCGCAGATCATCAATGCAGCGACGGTCGCCATGCACGAGCAGGCGGAGGCGCTCAAGCACGCGGACGCGCGACGCCTGCAACTCGCCGACGAATTCGAGAGCCAGATCCAAAGCGTGATTTCCAGTGTGGCGACCTCATCTACCCAGATGCAGTCCACCGCGGAGTCGCTCGCAGCCCTCGCGGCGACGACGACTGAGGAGTCGCGCTCCGTGGCCTCCGCGGCTGACGAGACCGCGCTCAGCGTGCAGACCGTGGCGTCGGCTATCGAACAACTCAGCGCATGCGCAACGGAAATTGGTCGCCAAGTTCAAGACGCTGAAGGCATTGTGCGCGACGCCGTCAAGGGTGCCGACGATGGGTCAGCCGTGGTCGGTGGCCTAGCCAAGGCGAGCTCCGAAGTGGGCGACGCGATCGCCTTGATCGCGCACGTCGCGAAGCAAACCAACATGCTGGCACTGAATGCGACGATTGAAGCCGCACGTGCGGGCGAAGTCGGCAAGGGCTTTGCAGTCGTCGCGAGCGAGGTGAAGAGCCTCGCGCGTCAAACCAGCTCCGCCACCGAGAGCATTTCCGGTCTGATTCAGTCGATCCAGCAGGCCACCGGAGAAGGTGTCGCCGCCGTTGGGAACATCGATGCGACGATTCGTGGCCTCGATGTCATCACCAACGTGATCGCCAACAGCGTGCGGGAGCAGCGGGCGGCGACTCAGGAGATCAGCGTCAACCTGCAGCAGGCTGCGATCGGCACCCAGGAAGTTTCGCGTTCCGTGATTGTGGTCAGCCAGACTGCGGACGAGACCAGCACCGCGGCGACGGCACTGCTAAAAGCTGCGGAGGCGCTGTCCTCCCAGTCGGACACGCTGCTCGACGCAACCCGAAGCTTCTTGACCGCTGTCAGAGATCCCCGCGGATAG
- a CDS encoding PAS domain-containing protein — MARPEPTGIERTFNESDLIVSKTDLNGRITYVNRTFCEVSGYSEAEALGQPHSLIRHPAMPRAAFALMWDTLRAGKEFFGYVVNLCKNGDHYWVLAHVTPSFDSQGEVIGYHSTRRVPDRHAVVLIEAIYADLLAKEQGAESKAAAVDASLELFHATLAQKGVAYDEFVLTI; from the coding sequence ATGGCGAGACCTGAACCCACCGGCATCGAGCGCACTTTCAACGAATCAGATCTGATCGTTTCGAAGACCGATCTGAATGGGCGCATCACCTACGTGAATCGGACCTTCTGCGAGGTCTCTGGGTACTCGGAGGCAGAAGCGCTAGGGCAACCTCATAGTTTGATTCGGCACCCTGCAATGCCTCGCGCCGCATTCGCCTTGATGTGGGACACGTTGCGCGCCGGCAAAGAGTTCTTCGGCTACGTGGTGAACCTTTGCAAGAACGGCGATCACTACTGGGTGCTGGCTCACGTCACCCCTTCCTTCGACTCCCAGGGGGAAGTCATCGGCTACCATTCGACCCGCCGCGTCCCCGATCGTCACGCGGTTGTGCTGATCGAAGCCATCTACGCTGACCTCCTAGCGAAGGAACAAGGTGCCGAAAGCAAAGCCGCTGCGGTGGACGCTTCCCTCGAGCTCTTCCACGCCACGTTGGCTCAGAAAGGCGTCGCGTACGACGAGTTCGTGCTGACGATTTGA
- a CDS encoding chemotaxis protein CheX, which translates to MINEQQISDVTLEVWSTMLEGEPAPAELAPAESYVSASVSISGAWHGTVLINCSTDLASSVACSMFELEREDLDDELISDAIGELANMIGGALKCLIPGSCTLSMPTVIKHLRVDDIRYPNQTPGATRAFTVGGQALRVVVLRGEGQPVSAVA; encoded by the coding sequence ATGATTAATGAGCAACAAATCAGCGACGTAACGCTGGAAGTGTGGAGCACCATGCTCGAGGGGGAACCTGCCCCGGCGGAGCTAGCGCCGGCGGAGAGTTACGTATCTGCCAGCGTGAGTATCAGTGGTGCGTGGCATGGCACCGTGCTCATCAACTGTTCGACTGATCTGGCGTCCAGCGTGGCTTGCTCGATGTTCGAGCTCGAGCGGGAGGACCTGGACGACGAGCTGATTTCCGATGCCATCGGAGAGCTGGCCAACATGATCGGCGGAGCGCTGAAGTGTCTAATTCCGGGTTCCTGCACGCTCTCCATGCCAACGGTGATCAAGCACCTTCGAGTCGACGACATTCGCTATCCCAATCAAACGCCGGGCGCGACCCGCGCCTTCACTGTCGGCGGGCAAGCGCTGCGAGTGGTCGTGTTGCGAGGCGAAGGTCAGCCGGTCTCCGCGGTGGCGTAA
- a CDS encoding protein-glutamate O-methyltransferase CheR: MSLTDPDFAFVRDLVKRESAIVLGADKDYLVKARLTSLARVQGFGSLERFMYEVKNSASAELRFRVVEALTTNETSFFRDQTPFDLLRDELLPSLLRARQQERKLRIWSAGCSSGQELYSVAMLLHRAFPQLESWNVELLGTDLNAEMVRRAESGVYNGLEVSRGIPSEYRTYLSACGRDFEIDAQLRRRVRFMQLNLIEPWPDLGLFDVILLRNVLIYFDVNSKAEVLSRIEGQLRSPGYLFLGGTETTLNVHCGFERVQAERANCYRLREAP, from the coding sequence ATGTCACTGACCGACCCGGACTTCGCGTTCGTACGCGATCTCGTGAAGAGGGAGAGCGCGATCGTGCTCGGCGCCGACAAGGACTACCTTGTCAAGGCACGCCTGACGTCGCTCGCCAGGGTCCAAGGCTTCGGCTCCCTCGAGCGCTTCATGTATGAAGTGAAGAACTCCGCTTCCGCCGAGCTGCGTTTCCGTGTGGTAGAAGCGCTGACCACCAACGAGACCAGCTTTTTCAGGGATCAAACCCCCTTTGACCTGCTGCGCGACGAGTTGTTGCCCTCCCTCCTGAGGGCGCGCCAGCAGGAGCGGAAGCTTCGGATCTGGTCGGCGGGCTGCTCCTCCGGCCAAGAGCTCTACTCTGTCGCGATGCTGCTGCACCGTGCGTTTCCACAACTCGAGAGCTGGAACGTCGAGCTCTTGGGAACAGACCTGAACGCTGAGATGGTGCGTCGCGCGGAGAGCGGTGTCTACAACGGCCTGGAGGTCAGTCGAGGGATTCCGTCCGAGTATCGAACCTACCTCTCTGCCTGTGGACGCGACTTCGAGATCGACGCGCAACTTCGGCGCCGGGTGCGCTTCATGCAGCTCAATCTGATTGAGCCCTGGCCGGACTTGGGGCTGTTCGATGTGATCCTGCTACGAAACGTGCTGATCTACTTCGATGTGAACAGCAAGGCTGAGGTCTTGTCGCGCATCGAGGGGCAGCTCAGGTCACCCGGCTACCTGTTTCTTGGCGGAACCGAGACTACGCTCAACGTGCATTGCGGCTTCGAGCGAGTGCAGGCCGAGCGCGCCAACTGCTACCGACTGCGAGAGGCACCATGA
- the cheB gene encoding chemotaxis-specific protein-glutamate methyltransferase CheB, producing MSPAPQSLRLLVADRSVALRRLIAAELDGVPGIEVLNIAATAELAIEQVVSTTPDVLLLDVRMGATEVVESLRATAAFPAVVLLADSAPADVAASLEAIEAGAADVVTKLPAGTLEAELKRWVRSTLAPRVLEVRRVQPEHGAIDSLFTGRARPKHTAPTPILVPAGGEVERVSPRRSINLVAIGASTGGPKALAQIIPALPLAFPTPIVVVQHMPAAFTGLLASRLATVSNLEVVEASSGQKLRPGCVYIAPGNRHLLVVGSADQPSIELSDAPPENSCRPSVDVMFRSVANVYRGRALGVVLTGMGQDGLLGAEALRKRGSEVLAQDEASSIVWGMPGLVVKRGLAERQVPLFRMAQEICDEVLGRPRSSAVGLPCH from the coding sequence ATGAGCCCGGCACCTCAGTCGTTGCGCTTGCTCGTCGCCGATCGCTCGGTGGCGCTGCGGCGATTGATCGCTGCCGAGCTGGACGGCGTGCCAGGCATCGAGGTCCTGAACATCGCCGCGACCGCGGAGCTGGCGATCGAACAAGTGGTGTCAACTACGCCCGACGTGCTGCTCTTGGACGTCAGGATGGGGGCCACGGAGGTGGTCGAGTCGCTGCGAGCGACAGCGGCCTTTCCCGCCGTGGTGCTGCTTGCAGACAGCGCGCCAGCAGATGTTGCTGCTTCATTGGAAGCGATTGAAGCGGGCGCCGCAGACGTCGTTACGAAGCTTCCTGCGGGAACCCTGGAGGCCGAGCTGAAGCGCTGGGTGCGTAGTACCCTCGCACCGCGTGTGCTGGAGGTGCGTCGAGTTCAGCCAGAGCACGGTGCGATAGACTCGCTGTTCACCGGGCGAGCGCGGCCGAAGCACACGGCTCCCACGCCCATTCTGGTCCCAGCGGGAGGCGAGGTCGAACGCGTGTCCCCCAGACGCTCAATCAACCTCGTAGCGATCGGTGCGTCTACCGGAGGCCCCAAGGCCCTCGCCCAGATCATTCCCGCGCTGCCCCTGGCATTCCCGACGCCAATCGTCGTGGTCCAGCACATGCCGGCCGCGTTCACGGGATTGCTAGCTTCGCGCCTCGCCACGGTTTCGAATCTGGAGGTGGTTGAGGCTAGCTCTGGACAGAAGCTCAGGCCAGGTTGTGTCTATATTGCCCCAGGGAATCGGCACCTGCTGGTGGTTGGTAGTGCAGACCAGCCGTCCATCGAGCTCTCCGACGCACCGCCGGAGAACTCTTGTCGCCCCTCGGTGGACGTGATGTTCCGTTCGGTGGCCAATGTCTATCGTGGTAGGGCGCTGGGCGTCGTGCTGACCGGCATGGGTCAAGACGGATTGCTCGGCGCTGAGGCGTTGCGAAAGCGCGGCTCGGAAGTGCTGGCTCAGGATGAAGCGAGCAGCATCGTCTGGGGCATGCCGGGGTTGGTGGTGAAGCGCGGACTGGCGGAACGTCAGGTGCCGCTCTTTCGTATGGCACAAGAGATCTGCGACGAGGTGCTCGGTCGTCCGCGCAGCTCGGCGGTGGGGTTGCCATGTCACTGA